The following are from one region of the Stigmatopora argus isolate UIUO_Sarg chromosome 9, RoL_Sarg_1.0, whole genome shotgun sequence genome:
- the LOC144082298 gene encoding insulin-like yields the protein MANASWVLSILFLLVFPVPWVSPVPTQHLCGSHLVDALYFVCGERGFFHSPKRIHKRDLENLLRFLSTRVKKEQQMWRHFSGGKDSKVKRGIVEQCCHKPCGIYHLEAYCN from the exons ATGGCCAATGCATCATGGGTGTTGTCCATCCTGTTTCTTCTGGTGTTCCCTGTTCCATGGGTCTCCCCTGTACCCACCCAACACCTCTGTGGCTCGCACCTTGTGGACGCTCTGTACTTTGTATGTGGAGAGAGGGGGTTTTTCCACAGCCCGAAACGAATTCACAAGCGGGATCTGGAAAACTTGCTCC GGTTCCTGTCTACAAGGGTCAAAAAGGAGCAGCAGATGTGGAGACATTTTTCTGGAGGCAAGGATTCCAAGGTGAAGAGAGGCATTGTGGAGCAGTGCTGTCATAAGCCATGCGGTATTTACCACCTAGAAGCCTACTGCAACTGA